In Anseongella ginsenosidimutans, one genomic interval encodes:
- a CDS encoding polysaccharide pyruvyl transferase family protein: MIIELRGVEFVNKGAELMLHAIMEQIADKVPDAIFVMDRGARSPVKKLKQHNIYVKLNGRRYSKLGQYLPKPLRRRMGYILDKEIGIVMDGSGFAFGDQWGAPYAERRLGSNIIKWKKQGKKIILLPQAFGPFKEPGLREIMNKILFHADLVFAREQQSYEYLRDVSPAAQFLLAPDFTNLIKGNLPTGFNPEKHRVAIIPNYKMIEQADDNNQNAYFDFLLTAAREVSALGLHPYFLIHEGNHDAEIAEKVNRELEKPLAIITNENPVMIKGMIASAYFIICSRFHGTVSALSQAVPCLVTSWSHKYEMLLSEYEYEEGLIRDLGDHTHTKKLIHKIADPDTNKAISQKLALSSNIQKERSLEMWEAVFKVINK, encoded by the coding sequence ATGATAATAGAGTTAAGAGGCGTTGAATTTGTCAACAAAGGAGCGGAATTGATGCTCCATGCGATTATGGAGCAAATCGCGGACAAGGTACCGGATGCCATTTTTGTAATGGACCGGGGCGCGCGTTCTCCCGTGAAAAAGCTGAAACAGCATAATATCTACGTTAAGCTAAACGGCCGCAGGTATTCCAAACTGGGACAGTATCTGCCCAAACCGCTGCGCCGGCGAATGGGATATATCCTGGACAAAGAGATTGGTATTGTAATGGATGGGTCAGGTTTTGCATTTGGCGATCAGTGGGGCGCTCCCTACGCGGAAAGGAGGCTTGGTTCCAACATTATCAAATGGAAAAAGCAAGGTAAAAAGATCATTTTGCTACCCCAGGCCTTCGGGCCTTTTAAAGAGCCGGGGTTAAGGGAAATAATGAACAAGATCCTCTTCCATGCAGATCTTGTTTTTGCCAGGGAGCAGCAGTCTTATGAATACCTGAGGGATGTTTCCCCGGCTGCTCAATTTTTGCTTGCACCGGATTTTACAAATCTCATAAAAGGCAATTTGCCGACCGGATTTAATCCCGAAAAGCATCGGGTGGCCATTATTCCTAATTATAAAATGATTGAACAGGCCGATGACAATAATCAGAACGCCTATTTTGACTTTCTTTTGACGGCCGCTCGTGAGGTTTCCGCGTTGGGCCTGCACCCTTATTTTTTAATCCATGAAGGAAACCATGATGCGGAGATAGCCGAAAAGGTGAACCGGGAACTGGAAAAGCCGCTGGCCATTATTACCAACGAAAACCCGGTGATGATTAAAGGAATGATTGCGAGTGCCTATTTTATTATTTGCTCAAGATTCCATGGAACGGTGAGCGCTCTGTCTCAGGCAGTCCCCTGCCTTGTTACAAGTTGGTCGCATAAATATGAAATGCTGCTAAGCGAGTATGAATATGAAGAAGGCCTTATTCGTGATCTCGGAGATCACACGCATACGAAAAAACTGATCCACAAAATAGCTGACCCGGATACTAACAAGGCGATCTCACAAAAACTGGCGCTATCCAGCAACATACAAAAAGAACGGTCCTTGGAAATGTGGGAAGCAGTATTTAAGGTCATAAATAAATAA
- a CDS encoding UDP-glucose dehydrogenase family protein, which translates to MKIAVIGTGYVGLVTGACLAETGADVICVDVNEIKIERLKKGIIPIYEPGLDEIVERNYKGGRLQFSTSLRESVRECSVIFIAVGTPPGEDGSADLRHVLQVAREIGASITGYTIVVTKSTVPVGTSAKVKAAIQLELEQRDAAVEFEVASNPEFLKEGSAIDDFLRPDRIVIGTESDRAREILQKLYHPFVLNGHPLLFMDIPSAELTKYAANSMLATKISFMNDIANLCELLGADVDAVRKGIGSDPRIGTRFIYPGIGYGGSCFPKDVKALIGTARENNYELRILQSVDAVNDDQKHVMFAKIRRHFGGELAGKTIAVWGIAFKPNTDDIREAPALVLIESLLAAGANVQVYDPVAMTEARYVLSENVLFASSALDAVKGAHALALVTEWSEFRLPDWKKMHDLMLNHVVFDGRNIYNPAELQEIGYAYHCIGRMSSVEKLEPEV; encoded by the coding sequence ATGAAGATTGCTGTTATTGGTACCGGCTATGTAGGCCTGGTAACGGGAGCCTGTTTGGCCGAAACCGGCGCAGATGTGATATGCGTTGATGTAAATGAAATCAAAATCGAGCGCCTGAAAAAAGGGATCATCCCTATTTACGAACCCGGTCTGGATGAGATTGTCGAACGGAACTACAAAGGGGGGAGGCTTCAGTTCAGTACCAGCCTCCGGGAATCCGTTCGTGAATGCAGCGTTATTTTTATCGCCGTAGGTACTCCTCCCGGCGAAGACGGCAGCGCGGACCTGCGGCATGTTCTCCAGGTAGCCAGGGAAATAGGAGCAAGTATTACCGGGTATACGATTGTAGTGACCAAGAGTACGGTTCCAGTCGGTACTTCGGCAAAAGTGAAAGCGGCCATTCAGCTTGAGTTGGAACAACGGGATGCAGCCGTAGAATTTGAAGTTGCTTCTAACCCTGAATTCCTGAAAGAAGGTTCGGCCATCGATGATTTCCTTCGGCCCGACCGGATTGTTATCGGAACGGAGTCAGACCGGGCAAGGGAGATTCTTCAAAAGCTCTATCATCCTTTTGTCCTTAACGGACATCCCTTGTTATTCATGGATATTCCCTCAGCTGAACTGACCAAGTATGCCGCCAATTCGATGCTGGCTACCAAAATATCTTTTATGAACGACATTGCAAATCTCTGCGAATTGCTGGGAGCCGATGTAGATGCCGTACGAAAAGGTATCGGTTCCGATCCCCGGATTGGCACACGTTTTATTTACCCGGGTATTGGTTATGGCGGTTCCTGTTTTCCAAAAGACGTAAAAGCGCTGATAGGTACAGCCAGGGAAAACAATTATGAGCTGCGGATACTGCAATCTGTGGACGCGGTAAATGACGATCAAAAGCATGTAATGTTCGCAAAGATCAGACGGCATTTCGGGGGTGAACTGGCTGGGAAGACCATTGCCGTCTGGGGGATAGCCTTTAAACCCAATACGGATGATATACGCGAGGCGCCTGCCCTGGTGCTGATCGAGTCACTGCTGGCGGCCGGGGCCAATGTCCAGGTTTACGACCCCGTAGCAATGACGGAGGCCAGGTACGTGCTGAGTGAAAACGTGCTGTTTGCCAGCAGCGCCCTGGATGCGGTAAAGGGAGCCCATGCCCTGGCGCTGGTTACAGAATGGTCTGAGTTCCGTCTGCCCGACTGGAAGAAAATGCATGACCTTATGCTTAACCATGTGGTCTTCGATGGCCGCAATATTTATAACCCTGCTGAACTTCAGGAGATAGGATATGCCTACCACTGTATCGGAAGGATGTCTTCGGTTGAAAAACTGGAACCCGAAGTTTAG
- a CDS encoding undecaprenyl-phosphate glucose phosphotransferase, translated as MKTRFLYLIYFILGAIDLVIINLAFYFSFLLAGEGQGLPGNYESHLVVSNLLWFLSAGLNRLYAGRETGRLVFIYRATLRSYLLHMVFFVFYIVFFKQVDISRHFLVLFYVFIALGFLISRFGEVMTESVIRRYFNIRKPVAILGRNNMGLRLATYFEKMEDRVAFEGFLNEGNSLYVDENGKVLPSATEQIRVAASQGVKEVYVSLTPDRISEIGHLLKEAENQCVRLKFVPDFTGSLVAPFTLSYMGDFPVISLRKEPLEEIQNRFKKRVFDIVFSLLVIVFIFSWLFPIIAILIKLESRGPVLFKQYRSGRDNKPFLCYKFRSMRTGPEGDTKQASKGDSRITAVGSFLRKTSLDELPQFFNVLLGNMSVVGPRPHPLWLTEQYSSIINQYMVRHFLKAGITGWAQVNGFRGETKDSVLMERRVEHDIWYLENWSAMLDVKIIFMTIINMLKGDENAY; from the coding sequence ATGAAAACTCGTTTCCTGTACCTGATTTATTTTATTCTCGGGGCCATTGACCTGGTTATTATTAACCTGGCATTTTATTTCTCTTTCCTGCTGGCGGGGGAAGGACAGGGCTTGCCTGGAAATTACGAGAGCCACCTTGTCGTTTCTAACCTCCTTTGGTTTTTATCGGCGGGCCTGAACCGGCTCTATGCAGGACGTGAAACAGGAAGGCTTGTATTTATCTATCGGGCCACCCTTCGAAGCTACCTTCTGCATATGGTGTTTTTCGTTTTCTATATCGTCTTTTTTAAACAAGTGGATATTTCGCGGCATTTTCTCGTACTCTTCTACGTGTTTATCGCACTTGGGTTTCTCATCAGCCGCTTTGGCGAAGTAATGACCGAATCAGTTATCAGGCGATATTTTAACATCAGGAAGCCGGTCGCCATTCTCGGGAGAAATAATATGGGATTAAGGCTGGCTACTTATTTCGAAAAGATGGAAGACAGGGTAGCTTTTGAAGGGTTTCTGAATGAGGGGAACAGCCTGTACGTGGATGAAAACGGGAAAGTACTCCCTTCGGCAACGGAACAGATCCGGGTCGCTGCCAGCCAGGGGGTAAAGGAAGTGTATGTATCCCTGACCCCTGATCGCATCTCGGAGATCGGCCACCTGCTTAAGGAAGCAGAAAATCAATGCGTAAGGCTAAAGTTTGTTCCGGACTTCACCGGGTCGCTGGTAGCTCCCTTTACCCTGAGTTACATGGGGGATTTTCCCGTGATCAGTTTACGAAAGGAACCCCTTGAAGAAATTCAAAACAGGTTTAAAAAGCGGGTTTTTGACATTGTTTTCAGCTTACTGGTGATTGTATTTATTTTCAGCTGGCTGTTCCCCATTATTGCCATCCTGATCAAATTGGAAAGCCGTGGCCCTGTATTGTTCAAGCAATACCGGAGCGGGCGGGACAATAAGCCTTTCCTGTGCTATAAATTCCGGAGTATGCGCACCGGCCCGGAAGGTGATACCAAACAGGCAAGCAAGGGGGATTCCCGCATTACCGCCGTTGGAAGTTTCCTGAGAAAGACCAGCCTGGATGAATTACCTCAATTCTTTAATGTGCTGCTTGGAAATATGAGCGTGGTAGGACCGCGTCCGCATCCCTTATGGCTTACCGAACAATATAGTTCCATTATCAATCAGTACATGGTCCGTCATTTTCTAAAGGCAGGCATTACCGGCTGGGCACAGGTGAATGGCTTCAGAGGAGAAACGAAAGATTCTGTTTTAATGGAACGAAGGGTGGAACATGATATCTGGTATCTGGAGAACTGGTCGGCCATGCTGGATGTGAAGATCATTTTTATGACCATTATTAACATGCTGAAAGGCGATGAAAATGCTTATTAA
- a CDS encoding glycosyltransferase — protein sequence MNNIFVSIITPVYNDWDRLAICLKALANQSYPAHLYEIIVVNNNPGMLFRKISIYQLTVRSLQKKNLVPMPPEIRASCFPGAKFSDSPIPTAYLTKTG from the coding sequence ATGAACAATATTTTTGTATCCATAATAACACCAGTCTACAATGATTGGGACCGGCTGGCTATTTGCCTCAAAGCGCTTGCAAATCAAAGCTATCCTGCTCATTTATATGAGATCATTGTGGTCAATAATAACCCGGGAATGCTGTTCCGGAAAATTTCAATATACCAGTTAACTGTCAGGTCATTACAGAAAAAAAACCTGGTTCCTATGCCGCCAGAAATAAGGGCATCCTGCTTTCCGGGGGCGAAATTCTCGGATTCACCGATTCCGACTGCATACCTGACAAAAACTGGATAA
- a CDS encoding glycosyltransferase family 2 protein, which translates to MISIIIPCYNCVSTIKRAVDSVLNQKYQHYELLLVDNRSSDGTIHLLNHYKERFPEKIRVFHEYKRGAPAARNKGLSAARGEWIQFLDADDELHPEKLSRQLDLATNSMAGIVIGNYILEWIKGKKRLHLKRPAMSDPWEGLVTSNLGITSSNLWKKKDLLEVNGWNERLTSSQEYDLLFRLLKNRSEVVFDEAFYTMVYHNRNSTSKSTDKKKLIQIVRNRINLRREIKEYLILTKQLTANMNRTIDTYIYFELKRNSPEIFDYVKEYLKQNQLEVPWNTMIKINSRIALRKLLYYIQGIYNSPSEWDLRRNLS; encoded by the coding sequence ATGATCTCAATTATAATTCCCTGCTATAATTGCGTATCCACCATAAAAAGAGCGGTAGATAGTGTCCTGAATCAGAAATATCAGCACTACGAGTTGCTCTTGGTTGACAACCGGTCGTCGGACGGGACCATTCATCTATTAAACCATTATAAAGAACGATTTCCAGAAAAGATCCGGGTCTTTCACGAATATAAGCGAGGAGCGCCTGCTGCCAGGAATAAAGGGTTGTCTGCTGCCAGGGGAGAATGGATCCAGTTCCTAGACGCAGATGACGAGCTGCATCCTGAGAAACTATCCCGCCAGCTTGATCTGGCAACGAATTCCATGGCCGGAATAGTAATCGGGAATTACATTTTGGAATGGATCAAAGGTAAGAAGCGGCTTCATCTCAAAAGACCCGCTATGAGCGATCCCTGGGAGGGATTGGTTACATCGAATCTGGGGATAACCAGTTCTAATCTTTGGAAAAAAAAAGATCTCCTTGAAGTTAACGGCTGGAATGAAAGACTAACCTCGTCCCAGGAATACGATCTGCTCTTTCGTCTGCTTAAGAACCGTTCGGAAGTGGTTTTTGACGAAGCATTTTATACAATGGTTTACCATAACAGGAATTCAACGTCGAAAAGTACTGATAAAAAGAAACTGATCCAGATTGTAAGGAATAGAATCAACCTCCGGCGGGAGATCAAGGAATACTTAATCCTGACCAAGCAGCTCACCGCGAATATGAACCGGACAATAGATACCTACATTTATTTTGAGTTAAAAAGAAATTCGCCGGAAATATTCGACTATGTAAAAGAATACCTGAAACAAAACCAACTTGAGGTTCCCTGGAATACCATGATCAAAATAAATTCCAGGATAGCATTAAGAAAGCTTCTGTACTATATACAGGGAATTTATAACAGTCCCAGCGAATGGGATCTCAGACGAAACCTTTCTTAA
- a CDS encoding lipopolysaccharide biosynthesis protein, with protein MSDKKLVAFGIFWNGVQLAVNQSFSFIVKLVLAKLLFPEQFGLVGMATVVTGFIQVINELGVGAALVQRSEKDLRSIHYHTAFWTGLVFSVILFLIMCLGAGPLAASFYNEPQLISIIPVLSLGILFGSVNLVNRSQLIRQMNFKRIAMIDSMSRLCSGCLALLLAFLGAGIWSLVLNSVAPVLIAIPFYFKATGWLPKLMWNKQAFKDILGFGVYTTGSNMLSYIYNNIDYLLIGKLLSSAALGVYTLAFVLTDTFRSRIMAVVDRAVYPFYGKNQHDYAMLKKYYLTIVQFNCMVVFPVMIFFCVLGGPFLLNFFGDKWQDAIAPLQILSIAVMFNMMVSGNTALLRGLGRPGLEMKLQALKAAIYIPVLIAGIWFYGVLGAAWAVLINKLITLIIAQYVFRKLINVKISYSELYSSLRPPIAASLVAFMAAYTASFAGLHFLFAGIFLFLSYFLTIWAFMGAELKLLIKKIIPA; from the coding sequence ATGTCCGATAAAAAACTTGTAGCCTTTGGGATATTCTGGAATGGGGTCCAACTTGCCGTAAATCAATCGTTTTCTTTTATCGTAAAGCTCGTACTGGCCAAATTGCTGTTTCCCGAACAATTTGGTTTGGTTGGCATGGCAACAGTTGTCACGGGATTTATCCAGGTAATCAATGAGTTAGGCGTAGGAGCCGCATTGGTTCAGCGCAGCGAAAAGGACCTTAGATCTATACATTATCATACCGCGTTTTGGACCGGGCTGGTTTTTTCAGTCATTCTTTTCCTGATCATGTGCTTAGGAGCCGGGCCGCTCGCCGCTTCCTTTTACAATGAACCCCAATTGATCAGTATTATACCGGTACTCAGCCTTGGGATTTTATTTGGCTCTGTGAACCTGGTCAACCGGTCACAGCTCATCAGGCAGATGAACTTCAAGCGGATCGCGATGATCGACAGCATGTCGCGCCTGTGTTCCGGATGCCTGGCTCTATTGCTGGCTTTTCTCGGAGCAGGAATCTGGTCACTTGTGTTAAATTCAGTAGCTCCTGTGCTGATCGCGATCCCCTTCTATTTTAAGGCGACAGGCTGGTTGCCCAAATTAATGTGGAACAAACAGGCTTTTAAAGATATTCTTGGGTTTGGAGTATATACTACCGGCTCCAACATGCTAAGTTATATATATAACAACATCGACTACTTGCTTATTGGTAAACTGTTGAGTTCTGCGGCGCTCGGAGTTTATACGCTGGCATTTGTACTCACGGACACTTTCAGAAGCAGGATTATGGCGGTCGTTGACCGGGCGGTTTATCCGTTCTACGGAAAAAATCAACATGATTATGCGATGCTGAAGAAGTACTACCTCACTATAGTTCAGTTCAATTGCATGGTTGTTTTTCCGGTAATGATCTTCTTTTGCGTCCTGGGAGGTCCTTTTTTGCTGAACTTCTTTGGCGATAAATGGCAGGACGCCATCGCTCCGCTGCAAATTCTGTCTATTGCGGTAATGTTCAATATGATGGTAAGCGGCAACACGGCCTTGCTCCGCGGTTTGGGCCGGCCCGGCCTGGAAATGAAACTCCAGGCACTAAAGGCGGCGATATATATCCCGGTGTTGATAGCAGGTATTTGGTTTTATGGAGTCCTCGGGGCCGCGTGGGCAGTGCTGATCAATAAGCTCATTACCCTGATAATCGCACAATATGTATTCAGAAAACTTATTAATGTAAAAATAAGCTATAGCGAACTCTATTCGTCCCTGAGGCCGCCTATTGCAGCCTCGCTGGTTGCCTTCATGGCAGCCTATACAGCCAGCTTCGCCGGGCTCCATTTCCTGTTTGCCGGTATATTTCTGTTCCTGAGTTATTTTCTAACAATATGGGCTTTCATGGGAGCCGAACTGAAGTTGCTTATAAAAAAGATCATACCGGCTTAA
- a CDS encoding glycosyltransferase, with the protein MTEKKPGSYAARNKGILLSGGEILGFTDSDCIPDKNWIKNAVEYLEANDPHSRVAGRIDLIYKSAKLTPGELYEKVYAFNQYQYVKKDGTGVTANMFAYRYVFDSVGLFNEELLSGGDYEWGIRARNAGFDIGYGNEVIIRHPARSSVTELVRKAKRVGGGQALFTYRLSGKAMAILYLLNNLRPPLRSFRMVYKRGRDLSVPQKLTVLYIHYYLSVVTAWEKFKVRLGKLPNRA; encoded by the coding sequence ATTACAGAAAAAAAACCTGGTTCCTATGCCGCCAGAAATAAGGGCATCCTGCTTTCCGGGGGCGAAATTCTCGGATTCACCGATTCCGACTGCATACCTGACAAAAACTGGATAAAAAATGCGGTGGAATATCTGGAAGCCAATGATCCTCACAGCAGGGTTGCCGGCAGAATTGACCTTATCTACAAGTCCGCTAAACTCACACCGGGTGAACTATATGAAAAAGTATATGCCTTTAACCAGTACCAGTATGTGAAAAAAGACGGTACAGGCGTAACGGCAAATATGTTCGCGTACCGGTATGTATTTGACAGCGTTGGTTTGTTCAATGAAGAGTTGCTGTCCGGCGGCGACTATGAATGGGGAATCAGGGCACGAAACGCCGGTTTTGATATCGGCTACGGAAACGAGGTCATTATCCGCCATCCGGCAAGATCTTCCGTCACGGAGCTGGTTAGAAAAGCGAAACGGGTGGGCGGTGGCCAGGCGCTGTTCACGTACCGGCTGTCCGGAAAGGCCATGGCTATACTTTATTTGCTGAATAACCTGCGTCCTCCGTTGAGGAGCTTCAGGATGGTTTATAAAAGAGGCCGGGATTTGTCTGTTCCGCAAAAATTAACGGTTCTCTACATTCATTATTATTTGTCTGTTGTTACTGCCTGGGAAAAATTTAAAGTGCGCCTTGGAAAGCTGCCTAACCGCGCCTGA
- a CDS encoding nitroreductase family protein gives MVKKIINKVKAFKKRLAQDYLPGFFCRSRRLSNLYYCLISPAFSREHQAVLAGKSKHFREAKKQKANYFLLVRNTHRIEKGLLMRPRKAQFATSYIHETLDSFSNIWKNCDSEKDAGSQNKWFKDVLSEYFNVVSDTPLIAEQRKKFKMLVNGNDTISSQGRSIPYCRVPGEYSRVDFEEFYKLTRQRRSVRWFLPKPVPRELIDKAVLAASQSPSACNRQPFEFRIFDDHQLVRKLADIPMGTKGYGHSLPVFAVVVGNLDAYASERDRHVIYIDGALASMTFMLALETLGLSSCPINWPDIEEKEELMQKTLNLGPWQRPIMCLGLGYPDPDGMVAFSEKRSLDQIRNYN, from the coding sequence ATGGTAAAAAAGATCATAAATAAAGTGAAAGCCTTCAAAAAGCGATTGGCCCAGGATTACCTTCCCGGATTTTTTTGCCGGTCCAGACGGCTGTCCAACCTTTACTATTGTTTAATCTCTCCGGCTTTTTCAAGAGAACACCAGGCAGTACTTGCGGGGAAATCCAAACATTTCAGGGAAGCCAAAAAGCAGAAGGCTAACTATTTTTTATTAGTCCGGAATACTCACCGGATTGAGAAAGGGTTGTTAATGCGCCCGCGCAAAGCGCAGTTTGCTACCAGCTATATACATGAGACGCTTGATAGCTTTAGTAACATATGGAAGAACTGCGACAGCGAAAAGGATGCCGGTTCCCAGAATAAATGGTTTAAGGACGTGCTGAGCGAATACTTCAACGTAGTTTCCGATACGCCGCTGATAGCAGAACAGCGAAAGAAGTTTAAGATGCTTGTTAACGGGAACGATACGATTTCTTCTCAGGGAAGGTCCATTCCTTACTGCCGGGTGCCCGGTGAATATTCCCGGGTGGATTTCGAGGAGTTCTATAAGCTTACCCGGCAACGAAGATCGGTGCGCTGGTTCCTGCCAAAGCCCGTACCAAGAGAATTGATCGATAAAGCCGTACTCGCCGCCAGTCAGTCGCCCAGCGCCTGTAACAGGCAGCCGTTCGAATTCAGGATTTTTGATGACCATCAATTGGTCAGGAAGCTGGCAGATATTCCCATGGGTACCAAAGGGTACGGGCATTCCCTCCCGGTCTTTGCTGTGGTTGTCGGCAACCTGGATGCCTATGCGTCGGAACGTGACCGCCATGTAATTTATATAGACGGCGCGCTCGCATCAATGACATTTATGCTTGCGCTGGAAACGCTGGGGTTAAGCAGCTGTCCGATTAACTGGCCGGATATTGAAGAGAAAGAAGAACTAATGCAAAAAACGCTGAACCTGGGACCTTGGCAGCGGCCAATTATGTGTCTTGGGCTAGGCTACCCGGACCCGGACGGAATGGTAGCTTTTTCTGAGAAAAGAAGCCTGGATCAAATTAGAAATTATAATTAG